The following is a genomic window from Amycolatopsis acidiphila.
TCGACCGCAAGATGGATTTTCGTGCTCAGTCCGCCCCGGGACCGGCCGAGTCCTTCCCCGTCGACCGCGAGCGCCTCGATGGCGGGCGTGCAGCCCCCTTTTTCCGAGCCCCAGCAGCATGCTGATGTGCTCGCACCACACTGGAGTCGACCGAGATCACCCACTCGACCTCGCCGATCGAGTCGTCCTTGACGATCACCTCGTCCAGGATCTTCTGCCAGGTCCCATCCGCAGTCCACAACCGCAACCGTTCATGCGCGGTCTTCCAAGGACCGTAACGTTCGGGCAGGTCACGCCACGGCGCCCCGGTGCGCAGCTTCCACAGAATCGCGTTGATCACCTGCCGGTGATCCCGCCACCGCCGCCCCCGACCCGACACCGGCAGCAACGGCTCAATTCGCGCCCACGCCCGATCCGTCAACTCACCCCGACCCACCATGGCCCAAGATCAAACCAGACCCACAGCTAGATCAATTACAGGACACTCCCTAGTACTCCAGCCGCACTTCGTGATCTTGCTCTGATAGGTTCTCGATCTTGTGTGGGTGGATGAGGACGTCTCGACGTGGGCGGCGGGCCTTGAGGAGTTGTTCGGGCGGGTCGCGGGCCGGTTCTTCCGGGCCGAGCCTCGCCGACGTGCCCGCGCCTACGTGCGAGGCTTGTTAGCGCCGTTGGCGGACAAGAACGGCTGGACCCTGGCCGAGATCGCCGGAGACACTACCCCGGATGGCATGCAGCGGCTGCTGAACGCCGCCGCCTGGGATGCCGACGGTGTCCGCGACGAGGTGCGGGCCTTTGCCGTGGAACACCTCGGCGACCCGGGCGGTGTCCTGGTCGTGGACGAGACCGGGTTCCTCAAGAAAGGCACCAAATCCGCCGGGGTGCAGCGCCAGTACTCCGGGACCGCGGGCCGGATCGAGAACTGCCAACTCGGCGTGTTCCTCGCCTACACCACAACGAGAGGGCGCACTCTCGTCGATCGCGAGCTATATCTGCCGAAATCCTGGATCGCCGACCGCGAGCGTTGTCGAGACGCGGCGGTGCCAGACGAGGTCGAGTTCGCGACGAAGACCACCCTGGCCAAGGCGATGCTCGCCCGCGCGTTCGCGGCCGGTGTCCCCGCACGATGGGTGAGCGCTGACGAAGCCTACGGCCAAGACAACAAGTTCCGATCCTGGCTGGAACAGCACAACATCGGCTACGTCGTGGCCGTCCCCCGCAGCCAGCCCTTACCCGCCGGCGGGTTCGCCACCGCACGAGCGGATCACCTCCTTGCGCAGGCGCCACCCGAGATCTGGAAGCGCCGCGCAGCGGGTGACGGAGCCAAAGGACCACGCCTCTATGACTGGGCCACCGCCACGATCCCCACGATCGGCGAGCACACCCCCGACGGGTGGACTCGACGCCTGCTCGTCCGCCGCCAGATCACTCCCACCAGAGCGGAACCCGAACTCGCCTACTACCTGTGCTGCGCCCCCGCGACCACACCGGACGAGGAGTTGGTCCGGGTCGCGGGTGCCCGATGGGCCATCGAGGAATGCTTCCAGACCGCCAAGAACGAAGTCGGCCTTGACCACTACCAAGTCCGACGTTACGACGCCTGGTACCGCCACATCACCCTGGCGATGCTCGCGCACACCTATCTCGCGGTCACGGCAGCGGTGTCCCCAAAAGTCCTGGCCGCGGCCTCATCCCGCTCACCCTCGGCGAAGTCCGCCGTCTGCTGGCACATCTGATCCACGCCGCACCGCGATGGTGCCGCATCCAGGCCTGGTCATACTGGCGGCGACGCCACCAGCATCGCGCGAAAACCAGCCACTACCAGCGAAGACAGCACCAACATAACGAAGTGCGGCTGGAGTACTAGGCAGTCGGCACCGCTGCCCTCCGACACCACGGTGCCGTGGCGGGACAACGTCATCCGCACCGTCCGCAGGTCCACGCGGTCGGGCGGCACCCGGGTGCCGCCCAGCACGAACAGGCCGGACGGCGCATTGTCCGCGACCGTGTCGACGATGGAGATGTCCCAGTCAGTGATCCGGCTGTCCACGATCTCCAACGCGGCCGCCGTGAAGCCGGTGGCGCGCACCAAATCCGTCGCGGTGCAGTCCGGATCTGGCAGGTCGTCGGTCAGCACGAGCGCGACCTCGGCCTCAACTTTCGGCTACAGCAGCCGGCCGGCGGGCACGGTCCCGCCCTCGGCCACGGCCATGTCGGCGAACAGCGCACCAAAATCGGGCTGTGCGACACCCAGCTGGCGCTGGACGGCCGGCGAGGTCAGGCCGATCTTGCGGCCCGCCAACCGCCGTCCTGCGGCCAGCGCGCGCTCGGTGTTCAGCCGTTGCACCGCGTAGGCGGCCCTGATGTCGCCGAAAGTGAACAGATCGCGGATCGGTAGGCACGGCTTGCCCGTGTCGACGGCGTTCTGCAGCAGATCCGCGGCGTCGCGGACGGCGGTGCTCACGGTAGTGACCGGATCAGGCGGGCGGGCATCCGTTACCTCCGAATTCAGGCGGCGGAAGGGGGACCGAACGGATCCAGGCAGAAGCCGGACCAGGCGTCGGAGTACTCCGAGTCCGCCGCGGGGCTGAGCAGGTGGCGGTAGCGACCGGCGTGGAACACCAGCGGCTCGCCCACGCCGTCGGCGAGGTGGCGCACCTGACCGAGGAACAACGTGTGGTCGCCGGCGGGGTGGGCGTCGACGATCTCCGCACCCACCTGCGCCAGCGCCCCGGCCACGAGGGGGACCCCGGACTGGTCGTCAAACCGTGGTCGCAGGTTCGGGTCCGGCCGGCCGCTGAAGTGCTTGCTGACGGGTTCTTGGTCCGCGGCGAGCACGCTGACCCCGTAGACGCCGCTGGCCAGGAGGAAGTCGTGCATCTTGGCGCGTTTGGCGATGGACACCACGACGAGGGCGGGAGCGAGTGACACCGACATGAAGCCGTTCGCGGTCATGCAGTGCGGTCCCGCCGGGGTCGGCGTGCTGACGATCGTGATGCCGGTGGCGAACCGACCCATGGCGTCACGGAACCGCCGAGGGTCGACGCTCGCCACCGACGCGGCGGTGTCCATTGATCCTCCTAGGATTCTAGAGCTAATTGTGGTATCAGAAGCCAGTGATCATGGCGCTCAACTCGCGACCGGGCGAGAGGCCGCCAGTAACAAGTCCAGCAGTACCCCCTCCACGTTCGCGGTCACGACGGCGTCCACGAGACCGGTGAACGCGTCGAGCCAGGCGCCCGGGTCGACGACGACGACCCGGCGGGCGGCCTTGACCGCCTGGAGCGTGCCGAGGTCGTGCCTCCCGAGCCCGAGGTAAACCGCGGGAGCGATGCTGCGTGCCAGCGGCCCGATCTCGAGCTGTGGCGGCGCCTCCCCGGCGGCCACCGCGGCCGATGTCGCGACGAGCGCGATCCCCGGGGTCGTTGCGACGCGCTCGGCGACCCGGCGAGCACCAGTGCCGAGGCCCGGACCGAGCCCGATGACCAGCCGGGCCGCGGCGAGCCTCGGGGCATCCGGAATCTCGACCCGGCGCTCGACCGCGTTGCACAGGTCGTCGCCCGCCCCGCTACGGCCGGCGAACTCGACGTCGGGTTCTCGCTGGTCGCGAACGGCTCGCACCGCGAACGAACCAGGCCGTAGCGTGCCCATCGACGGCGTGGAGTGCGCGATCACCGGCGCGACCACATCCGCCGACAGTGCTGGTTTGAGCCACAGCAAATCCGGCTCATCGGTGTCCGCGTCACGCACTTCCAGCGCGGTGAAGTCGCCCGTAAGGCCGAGGCCGAGGCGGGCCGCGACACGCGGGGCGTAGTCGCGGCCGCGGGCGGTAAACGGGGCGATCACCGCGAACGGCGAATGCGCGGCGATCGCCGTGCTCAGCGCATCGGTGACCAGATCCGTACGGTACTCCGCCGGCTCGGTGCCACGCAGCACCAGCACCCGGTCCGCCCCGTGCGCGTAGAGCACGCGCGGGAACTCCTGCGGCCGGTCGCACGGCAGCACCGCGACGACACTGGCCCGCAGCTCACCTGCGACCGAGCGGGCACAGGCGAGTGCTTCCAGACTCGCCGGGTGCAGGCCGCCGGCGGGCAATGGCTCGGCGACCGCCCAGATCTGGCGCGACGGCGCGGGGACGACGACCTCGGCCTCGGGCGCGGCCGGCGCGAAAGCGACCTCCAACAGTTCCGCGGCATCGAACCCGACACTGACGTACTCCGTCGATCGCTTCCGCGCTTCGTGCCGGATCTCGGCGACGAAGGTCGGCGAACCCCGGGTGCCGAAGTCGCGCGGTCCTCCCCCGAGGTCCTCGGCGGTGAGGGTCTCGACTGCCGAGGGATCGGCCTCGGTCACCCACGGCGGTTCGGTGCCCCGCCCGATCGAGATCACCGCGGGCATCGCGACGGTCCAGACTTCGCGGCCGACGTCGGTTTCGACGTCGGCCGCGAGGACACCGTCGCCGATCCGCAGGTTCGTGGCCTGGGTCAGCTGCGGCAGCGCGGCCAGCTCCGCGATCTGCGGGCCGACCTGTGCGGTACCACCGTCGAGCGTCGCTCGCCCAGTGAGCACCAGGTCCGGGCGCTCCCGTTCGACGAGCCGGGCGAGCGCGCGGGCCGTCGCCAGGGTGTCGGCACCGGCGAAGCGGCGGTCGACGAGGTGCACGGCACGGTCGGCGCCCCGGCGCAGCGCGTCGAGCAGTGTCTCCGCGGCCGCAGGCGGCCCCATCGTCACAGCCACCACCTCCCACCCGGTCTGCGCCCGCAGGGCCATCCCCTGCGCCAGCGCGTGCAGGTCCAGCGGGTTGGTGACGGCCTGGTCGTCGTCCCGGCGGATCCGTTTCGTACGTTCGTCGAAGACCCCCCGGCCCGGCACCGGGACCTGCTTGAGGCAGACGAGGATGCGGCCCGGCGTGCTCACCCCTGCGCTCCCGCATACGCGTCGTCCTCGACGTCGTACTCGTCGCCCGGCGCGAGCATCCGGAACTCCTTCTTGCGTGCCCCGCACACCGGGCAGACCCAGTCGTCGGGGATGTCGCCGAACGGCGTGCCGGGCTCGATCCCGCCTTCGGGGTCGCCGAGGCGGGGGTCGTACACGTCCTGGCAGACATCGCAGATCCATAGCGCGGTGGCCGGGTCGGCCTGGGTTTCTTCGGTAGCCACCAGCGTCTTCATCGACGCCTCCTTTCGAGGGTGGAAGGGAGACGGCCCCGCAACGAGGGGTTTCCGAGGCCGTCTCCCCGCTTTGTGCAGTGTCGGATCAGGGCTCGAGCCCCGCCATGCGCGTCATCCCGCGCACACCCAACCCGCCGTCGCTGTGGATGATCGTGCCGGTGACCGCGGGTGCGCGTTCTTTGGCGGCGAGGAACGCGTAGGCCCAGGAGTGGTCATCCGGCTGGGCGACGACGCCCAGGGGGTTGATTCCCTTGATCAGGCCTTCGATGTCCGGGACGTCCTTCAGCGACTGACCTTCGTTGGCGAGCGCGGGAATCCCCCGCAGGTCGGTGATCGTGCCACCGGGCGCCACTCCGTTGACCCGCACGTGTGGAGAAAGTTCGTACGCCAACTCGGTAACCAGACCGCGGACGGCGAACTTCGACGACACGTAGAGCGGACCGCCGCCCCCGGCGTAGAACCCGGCGTTGGAAATGGTGAGGATGACCTGGCCCCGGTTCTCGATCAGCTGGTCCAGCGCCGCCTTCACACTCAGCAGGTTGCTCTTCACGTTGACGGCGAAGAGCTGGTCGAACGCCTCGCTGATCTTGTCCTTCGGCAGCTGCGGGATCTCGGTGAAGTAGTCGAACACCCCGACCGCGCACACGAGCGTGGTCAACGACCCGAACGCGTCCGTCACGTCCGCGACGGCACGTTCGTTGTCCCGCATGGAAGTCGCGTCGCCCTGCGTCACGACCACGACGTCGCGGGGCAGTTTCTCCTGCAGGTCCCGTGCCTTCTCGGGCGAGATCTCGAGGATCCCGACCTTGGCGCCCTCGCGCACGTAGAGATCGACCACCGCCCGGCCGATACCCGATCCACCACCGGTGACCAGGGCGACCTTCCCGTCCAGGAAACCCAAGGGAATCAGTCCTTTCCGAACAGAGCCGACAGCGGGCGCGCGTTGAGCTCCGTGCCGGGGCCGTACGGGGTGTCGAGCAGCTTCGAATAAATCTCCGGCGTCTGCCAGGTGAGGCTTTCCAGCTGCAGCGGGTCGAGCAGGGTCTGGAACCCGAGCCGGGGCGAGCTGACGAGCAGGCGTTCGCGCTGGCCGGTGCTGGTGTAGCTGACCTGGATCACCGTGAACTCGTTGGCGATCTGGATGATCGGGTCCTGGCCCTCGTTGTGAATGATGGTCATCGAACTGCCTCCGTCACATGATCAGGGCGAGGTTGTGGGTCATGACGGTGGTCTGGTCGAGCACGACCACCCGCTTGGCGAGCCGGTAGCCACTTGCCACCCGGCGGAGCACGTCGTGGCGCTCGCCGGAGAGGATGTCGAACGTCGCGACGTCACCGCGGGTGCGGTAGAGCAGCAGGTTCGACTTGACCGTCAGTTCATCCGCCGAACCGCCGGCGGCGACCCGGATGTTGGTGACGAAGTGCCGCGACCGCGACGGCGGGTCCTCCGCCCACGCGTACTCGGTCTCCAAGCGCAGGACCCGCATTTCCATCGAGTCCCAGTCGTCGTCCATGAGGGTCATTCCCTCGACGATGTCCGTCTCGGCCTCGCGTTCGCGCGTGACGCGCAGCGGCACGACGTAGGACAGGTCCTCGGCCACCAGGTCCAGCCACTCCCGGTACTTGCCGCCGTCGAGCAATTCGGCTTCGGTGAAGAGCCATTCGGTGACTTCACGCACCGTCGTGTCGGTGATCTCCGTTGCAGTGGTCATCGGTCCTAGGCCTCCGCCCGTGCCAGCGCTTCGGCCGCGGTACCGTCGGACACCTTGCCGTTTCCGGTGTGCGGCACCGGATCCGTGACCATCAGCTGCATCCAGTACTCCATGAAGTTGCGCTGGTTGGCCTCGGCGTAGTCCATCGGGAACGCCTTGCCGGGACCGGGCCAGTCGGGGTCGGGCTCGTAGAGGCCGCGGCCCATCTGGTAGTTGAGCTCCATGGTCTTGGCGTACTGGGCGCCCAGCACGCGGGTGATGCTGCGCCAGTTTTCGGCGTCGTCCTGCTCGAAGGCCCCGGAAATACCGAACGTGCGCACGTACGCCTGGTAGCTCTCCTCCTTGTACCAGTCCGGCGCCTCCTTCTCGACCAGGAAGAAGGACATGATCTCCATCTTGTCCGGGCCGAGCGGGTGCCACAGCCGCAGCGTGAGGAACGACGTCGGCGGCGAGACGTGGTCCTTCGACATCAGGAAGTTGCCGATCGACAGGTTCGGGAACACGGTGCCGTGGATGAACGCGACCGGCCGGAACACCTCGACCTGCTCCGGCGAAAGCCGGCGCTGCAACTGCTCGACGATGTTCTCCGGCATGCCCAGGAATTCGGGCAGCGGGATACCCGGCGGTGGACCGATGATGCCGAGGCCGTGGCCGTTCTCGGTGTGCACGTGCTCGCCATAGAGCGCGAACTTCGGGTCCGGCGGGGCGAGCCCGAGTTCCACCATGGACCGGTGCGTCATCATCGTGTGGTAGGCGTCGCCGATGAAGTTGTCGGCACCGAGCTTCCAGTTCGCGTCCACGACCCATCGCTGCGGGGCGCCGATGACCTCCAGCCCGGCGTCACTGCGGTCCAGCACGATGTCGAGGTAGAACTTCATGTCCCCGAGGTAGTCCTCGAGCGACTGGGCCTCCGGATCGAGGCAGCCGAAGATCAAACCCTTGTAGGTGTCGAGTTTAGGGACCGGCTTGAGTTGCCACAGGGACTTATCCAGCTTGTTGCCATACGCCTCGCGCCCGGCCGGTACGCCGACGAGACTGCCTTTGTTGTTGTAGGTCCAGCCGTGGTACGGGCAGCGAAAGTGGGAGGCGTTTCCCATTTCCGCGCGACATACCTGCATGCCGCGATGGCGGCAACTGTTCAGGTGTCCGCGGATTTCGCCGTCTTCGTCCCGGCAGACGATGAACTGATCTTCGGAGATGTAGCGGACGACGTAGTCGCCGCGCTCCGGGATTTCGCTGTCGTGCGCGAGGAACACCCACGAACGGCCGAACACGCGCTCACGCTCGGCGTCGTGCATCTCCGGGTCGTTGATAATCCCGGCCGGAACGGTCCAGTCGGCCTCTACGTCACGCAAACCCTTCTCGAGGATCTGCCGGAGTTCGTCCCTCAACATGTGACCACCTTGGCGTCAGACATCTTTGTCTCCTCTGAAAAGCGCGGGCCCGCAATGGGTCAGGACCGCGGCAACAGCTTGACTGACTTTCTAAGATACTAGTATCTTCAGTCCCGTTGTCAAACCCTACTTGTCCGCCGCGGAGGCGAACCGAAGGAGAGCGCACCATGGGAACACCCGTCCTGTCGCCGGAGTGGATGAAGTCCTACGCCGAGCTCTGGAACACTACGGATGCGACGCGTGAGGGCCTCAAGAAGCTGAGCATGGTCGTCGAATACCGGCTCGCGGAGAACGAGAGCCGCGCAGGCCAGATCCAGGTCAACGCCGGCGAAGTCGTGCGTGCCGGAGCGCCGGCCGAAGGCGTGAAGCCGGACTTCGTGCTGACGGCGAAGGTGGAGACCTGGCAGCGCCTCGGCCAAGGCGATCTGCCCGCCGCCACGGCGATGGTCACCCGGAAGGTCAAGTTCCGCGGTTCCATGTCGGTGGCACTGGCCAACCTGCCCGGCCTCGAAGCCGCCATGAAGATGTTCGGCCAGATCGACGACACCGACTGGTCGGTGGACTGAACGAAGTCGCGGGCCACGGCCCGCGCCTGTCTGAAGCCGGAGCGGGCCCCGCTCCGGCTTCAGCGCGCTGCCACGATACGGCACGAGACCGCTGCGCCACCCGGTCGAACGACGGACCGCTTCACGGTTCCATGTCGGCAGCAGCCCCGGCTTCGCACTGACACGCTAGAATCTCTGCGTGAGCACCAGTACACCAGCACTGACCTTCCCCACACCGAAGGGCTGGATAGCCCCATGCCCGTGATCGCATCAGTCACCAAAACAGACCAGATCTACAAAGCGCTCCTCACCCAACTGCTCGAGGGACGCCATCAGTTCGGCGAGATCCTCAGCACGTACGAACTGGCCACGGAGTTCGGCGTGAGCCGAAGGCCGGTGATGGACGCGGTGATGCGGCTGGCCGCCGCCGGATTCATCTCGATCATTCCACAGGTCGGATGCCAGGTGACCATCCCGGACGAACGCAAGGTGCGCGACCACTTCGCGGTGGCGGGCATTCTCGAAGGGGCAGGCGCCCGACTCGCGGCACTCACCGCCACCGATAGCCAACTGGCCGAGATCCGCGAGATGCTCGTGCGCGGCAACGGCCCAGCCAAGCAGAACGACGCACTTGCCTTCGCCGGGGCCAACCGGGACTTCCACTCCGCCATCCTGGCGGCCGGCGGCAACCGACGCCTGGCCGAACTGGCCATGGACACCTGGGACCTCAACGACTTTTATCTCCAGAAGAACCGGTTGAGCACCGACCTGGCGAAGGCGCAGGCCGAGCACACGGAAATCGCAAAGGCGATCGAGCACCGGGACGCGGATCGGGCGGGCAAGCTCATGGAGCAGCACGTTTCGCGGTTCTGGAAGTTCGTGGAAGTGTAGTCTGCCCCACTCGATCGGGTGTCATGCCGAACGGCCATGACACCCGATTTCCGTTTTCGTCACGCTGTGAAGATCCTCGCAACAACAGCGCCTTGCGTGTGAGATTCTAGCATGTCAATATGGGAGGACGTCGCGACAGAAAGGAATGCTGTGGAGCAGCACGTAAGCATCTGGGGCGATTTGGCGGGCGTCGAGCTGTGCCAGCGGACCGTGGACGCGGCCGGCATCGCCACCCGGGTGGTAGAAGCGGGCACTGGTCCGGCACTGGTCATGGTGCACGGCACGGGCGGGCACCTGGAGGCGTATTCCCGCAACGTTCGTGACCTGGCGAAGGAATTCCGGATCGTCCTCTACGACATGGCGGGGCACGGCCATTCGGCCAAGCCCGATCGGCCTTACACGATTGATTACCTCAGCGACCATCTGATCGCGCTGCTGGACGCACTGGGCATCCAGAAGGCCCATCTCTCCGGTGAGTCGCTAGGCGGCTGGGTGGCGGCGTGGGCTTCGGCGCACCACCCCGGCCGGGTGGACCGGCTGGTGCTCAACACGCCGGGCAACATCACGAACAAGCCGGAGGTGATGGCCGGGCTGAAGGAATCGAGCATGAAGGCGGTCCGCCAGGCCAGCCGGCAGAGCGTGCGCACCAGGGTCGAGTGGCTCTTCCACGACAAGAGCCTGGTCACCGACGAACTCGTGGAGCTGCGGCTGCGGATCTACACGCAGCCGGGGTTCGAGGACGCGATGCGCAACATCCTCGCGGTACAGGACTGGGAACACCGCCGCCCGTACGTCTGGTCCTCGCAGTGGTGCAGCCGGATTGTCGCGCCGACCCTGCTGCTGTGGACCGACCACGATCCGACAGCGTCGGTCGAAGAAGCCGCGCTACTGGAAGAGCTCATCCCCGACAGCCGACTCGAAGTCATCGAGGGCGCGGGCCACTGGCCGCAATGGGAGAAGCCGGACCAGTTCAACGAGACCCACGTTAGGTTCCTGAAAGGAAAGTGATGACCGCACGAAACGGCGCCGCGTACCTCGATCGGCTGCGCGCACACAGTCCCGAGCTGTGGGTCGGGGCCGAGAAGATCACCGACGTGGCCGGGCACAAGGCGACGTCCGGCGCCGCGGCCGAGATCGCCCGCCTCTACGACCTGCAGTTCAAGAACGACAGCATGCTCTTCGCGCCGGCTGACGGTGCCGGCAACGCAGGTGTGCAGTTCCTGATGCCTCGCACCGCGGAGGACCTCGAACTGCGTCGCGTCATGCACAAGCAGTGGGCGGATTCCAGCCTCGGCATGATGGGCCGCAGCACGGACTTCGTCAGCGCGATGCTGGTGGCTTGGAACGCCAACGCCGAATTCTTCGGCGAGGGCGCCGACCGGGTGCGCGCCTATTACAAGTACGTGCGGGACAACGACCTGTTCCTGTCCCACGCGCTGGCCGACCCGCCCGTCGACCGCTCGAAGCCGCCGTCGCAACAGCCCGACCCCTACACCTACCTCGGGGTGAAACGCGAGACCCCGGACGGCATCATCGTGAGCGGTGCGAAGATGCTCGCCACGGCCGCGCCGTACTCGGACGAGATCCTGGTCTGGCCGTTCTCGCTTCGGAAGTACGCCTCCGAGGAGAAGCCCTACGCCATCGCGTTCGCCATCCCGGCCGACGCCCCGGGTGTCCGGCTGATCTGCCGCGAACCGTTCGGCGGCGGGAACGGCTTCGACCACCCGCTCTCCAGCCGGTTCGACGAGATGGACGCCGTGGTCGTGTTCGACGACGTGCTCGTGCCCTGGGAGCGGGTCTTCATCAACCAGGACTACGAGCGGGTCAACAGGATCTGGGCGATTAACTCCAACGCCTTCACCGGCGTCCAGACCTCGGTCCGGCTGCTGGCGAAGCTCCAGTTCGTCGCCGGCATCGCCAAGCGGGCGACCGAGATCGTCAAGACCGACCAGTTTCCCCAGGTTCGGGACGCGCTCGGCGAGATCACCACGTACATCGAGCTGACCAGGGCGGCCGTCCTCGCGGCCGAAGCCGGCGCCCAGCGCAACGACGAGGGCGTCCTGTTCCCCGACGTTCGGCCCCTGTACGCGATCCGTAATTCCGGGAACCGCTGGTATCCCCGGGTTCGGGAGGTCCTGCAGCAGATCCTCGCCGGCGGCCTGCTCTACCAGCCGGCCGACGTGAGTGCGTTCGGCTCGCCGATCGCCGAGGACATCGCCCGGTTCTACCGCGGCCCCGAGACGAACAGCCTGGACCGCATCGCGATCTACAAGGTGGCCGCCGATCTCGCGGTCTCCGCCTTCGGTGGCCGGCACGAGCTCTACGAGCGGTTCTACGCCGGCGACCCGCTGTTCCTCCGCATCAACACCCAGTTCAACCAGTACGACTGGTCCGAACCGCTCGGCCTGATCGACGGGCTGCTGGCCACCTCGATCGGGCAAGCCGGCGTCCTGCCCGGCGGCACCGGCGAGGATGCGGCGGCATGACGGTGCACGGCCGCCGGGCGCTGGTCACCGCCGGGTCGAGCGGGCTCGGCACGGCGATCGCGACGTCGCTGCGAGCGGACGGCGCCGAAGTCTTCATCACGGGAACCGGGCCGCACACCGGCGAGGTCGCCCGCGAGATCGGGGCGGCGGGCTGGGCGATCGCGGACTTCACCCGGGCCGGCGCCGCGGCCGCGGCGGCCGACGTCGCGCGCGAGACGCTCGGCGGCATCGACATCCTGGTGTCCAACACCGGCGGCACGCGCGCGGCGAAGGCCACCGAACTCTGCGCTGAGGACTGGGATTCGGCCTACCGGCTCCTGCTGGACAGCGCGATCTCCCTGACCAACGCGGTGCTGCCGGCGATGTCGGCGGCCGGGTGGGGACGGCTGATCTACGTCACGTCGGTCGGCGTGGTCAAGCCGTTGCCGTTGCTGCACCTGTCCAACGTGATGCGGGCGGGAGTGGCCGCGCTGGCGCGGTCACTCGCCGCCGAGGTGGCTCCGCACGGCGTCACGACGCACGTCATCGCACCCGCCCACATCGACACGCCGCGGCGGCGCGCGCTCGCCACGGCGCGCGCCGCCGCGGCCGGCGTGCCCGTGGCCGAGCTGGAACAACGGCAGCTTGCTACCGAACTACCCGTCGGCCGGTGGGGGCGTCCCGAGGAGATCGGCGAGCTGGTGGCCTACCTCTGCTCGGAGTTCGCCGGATTCCAGACTGGGCAGACACACGTCGTCGACGGCGGGATGACCTCGACCTAGATGGAGAACCATGACGAATTTCGAGCAGTGGATGCACAAGCTCCACCAGATGAAGGACTACGACCCAGAGCGGTCGATGCCGGAGCACCTGGTCACCCCTTCGGCGAGTGCGCGGTGGCTTGAGGAGGACGTGACCGGAAACCCCAGCCGGGTCGGCGTGCTGCCCGACGTGCCGGCGAAGTCGATGGAGTTCTACCTCCAGGAGATCCCGGCCGGTACGGCGACCGACCTCCAGCGGCATCTGCACGAGTCCGTGCATTGCGTGCTCGAGGGCAGCGGCTACTCCGAGATCGGGCCGGAAACACTCACGTGGTCGGCCGGGGACTTCGTCTACACCCCGCCGTGGGTCTGGCACCGGCACTACAACGACGGCGCCGAACGCGTCCGCATGATCCTCGTCGAGAACTCGCGACAGCTCGACGCCCTCGGCGTCAACCGGCGGGAAAGCGCCGGGAACATCCCCTACGACAAGATGGACAGGAGTTGACCCACCGATGGGTATTTCACAGGTAGCCCACGCCGAACTCGCCGTGGCCGATCTCGGCGAGGCGATCGGCTTCCACACCGACGTCCTCGGCATGCAGGAACTCGGCCGGTCCGACGGCGCGGTGCGGCTGTCCGTCGGCATCGACGGCGGCTGCGACCTGGTGCTGACCGCCGGCG
Proteins encoded in this region:
- a CDS encoding flavin reductase family protein encodes the protein MDTAASVASVDPRRFRDAMGRFATGITIVSTPTPAGPHCMTANGFMSVSLAPALVVVSIAKRAKMHDFLLASGVYGVSVLAADQEPVSKHFSGRPDPNLRPRFDDQSGVPLVAGALAQVGAEIVDAHPAGDHTLFLGQVRHLADGVGEPLVFHAGRYRHLLSPAADSEYSDAWSGFCLDPFGPPSAA
- a CDS encoding electron transfer flavoprotein — encoded protein: MSTPGRILVCLKQVPVPGRGVFDERTKRIRRDDDQAVTNPLDLHALAQGMALRAQTGWEVVAVTMGPPAAAETLLDALRRGADRAVHLVDRRFAGADTLATARALARLVERERPDLVLTGRATLDGGTAQVGPQIAELAALPQLTQATNLRIGDGVLAADVETDVGREVWTVAMPAVISIGRGTEPPWVTEADPSAVETLTAEDLGGGPRDFGTRGSPTFVAEIRHEARKRSTEYVSVGFDAAELLEVAFAPAAPEAEVVVPAPSRQIWAVAEPLPAGGLHPASLEALACARSVAGELRASVVAVLPCDRPQEFPRVLYAHGADRVLVLRGTEPAEYRTDLVTDALSTAIAAHSPFAVIAPFTARGRDYAPRVAARLGLGLTGDFTALEVRDADTDEPDLLWLKPALSADVVAPVIAHSTPSMGTLRPGSFAVRAVRDQREPDVEFAGRSGAGDDLCNAVERRVEIPDAPRLAAARLVIGLGPGLGTGARRVAERVATTPGIALVATSAAVAAGEAPPQLEIGPLARSIAPAVYLGLGRHDLGTLQAVKAARRVVVVDPGAWLDAFTGLVDAVVTANVEGVLLDLLLAASRPVAS
- a CDS encoding rubredoxin — encoded protein: MKTLVATEETQADPATALWICDVCQDVYDPRLGDPEGGIEPGTPFGDIPDDWVCPVCGARKKEFRMLAPGDEYDVEDDAYAGAQG
- the hcaB gene encoding 3-(cis-5,6-dihydroxycyclohexa-1,3-dien-1-yl)propanoate dehydrogenase: MGFLDGKVALVTGGGSGIGRAVVDLYVREGAKVGILEISPEKARDLQEKLPRDVVVVTQGDATSMRDNERAVADVTDAFGSLTTLVCAVGVFDYFTEIPQLPKDKISEAFDQLFAVNVKSNLLSVKAALDQLIENRGQVILTISNAGFYAGGGGPLYVSSKFAVRGLVTELAYELSPHVRVNGVAPGGTITDLRGIPALANEGQSLKDVPDIEGLIKGINPLGVVAQPDDHSWAYAFLAAKERAPAVTGTIIHSDGGLGVRGMTRMAGLEP
- a CDS encoding dihydrodiol dehydrogenase; translation: MTIIHNEGQDPIIQIANEFTVIQVSYTSTGQRERLLVSSPRLGFQTLLDPLQLESLTWQTPEIYSKLLDTPYGPGTELNARPLSALFGKD
- a CDS encoding aromatic-ring-hydroxylating dioxygenase subunit beta, with amino-acid sequence MTTATEITDTTVREVTEWLFTEAELLDGGKYREWLDLVAEDLSYVVPLRVTREREAETDIVEGMTLMDDDWDSMEMRVLRLETEYAWAEDPPSRSRHFVTNIRVAAGGSADELTVKSNLLLYRTRGDVATFDILSGERHDVLRRVASGYRLAKRVVVLDQTTVMTHNLALIM
- a CDS encoding Rieske 2Fe-2S domain-containing protein; the encoded protein is MLRDELRQILEKGLRDVEADWTVPAGIINDPEMHDAERERVFGRSWVFLAHDSEIPERGDYVVRYISEDQFIVCRDEDGEIRGHLNSCRHRGMQVCRAEMGNASHFRCPYHGWTYNNKGSLVGVPAGREAYGNKLDKSLWQLKPVPKLDTYKGLIFGCLDPEAQSLEDYLGDMKFYLDIVLDRSDAGLEVIGAPQRWVVDANWKLGADNFIGDAYHTMMTHRSMVELGLAPPDPKFALYGEHVHTENGHGLGIIGPPPGIPLPEFLGMPENIVEQLQRRLSPEQVEVFRPVAFIHGTVFPNLSIGNFLMSKDHVSPPTSFLTLRLWHPLGPDKMEIMSFFLVEKEAPDWYKEESYQAYVRTFGISGAFEQDDAENWRSITRVLGAQYAKTMELNYQMGRGLYEPDPDWPGPGKAFPMDYAEANQRNFMEYWMQLMVTDPVPHTGNGKVSDGTAAEALARAEA
- a CDS encoding SCP2 sterol-binding domain-containing protein, which codes for MGTPVLSPEWMKSYAELWNTTDATREGLKKLSMVVEYRLAENESRAGQIQVNAGEVVRAGAPAEGVKPDFVLTAKVETWQRLGQGDLPAATAMVTRKVKFRGSMSVALANLPGLEAAMKMFGQIDDTDWSVD